The nucleotide window TAAAGGAAAATCCACAACAGAGAGTGgagtaaataagaaataaagtatgctgattaaaaataacatttaaatcctttaaattataaaaaaaaatgtcgaCAAAAGCTAGGTGAAAACCAAAGGATACTATAAAAGTTTCCCCCATTTTTTTGCACATAATTTTCCACCTGTTACCAAAACATAAATGTGCAGACACTAAAGGTTCATTTTGAGAGCACAACACAAAAATAAGCAGCATAGCTTATCGTTAACCTGTAAGTTACATAGTCCTTTAAATGGTcccttaaaaacatgaaaaaaattaagcgAAAAATTTACTCCTGGGAAAATTTCTCAAGTTTACATGACGTCACTGGGCCCCCCGAACATTCCCTAAACTTTGAGTCTTAACCAGACACTTTTTGACTTTGTagtgtttctttccatttcttaaataaaaaagagagagagacttgggAATAAAAATTGCCCAAGATGGCGAAACGCTTGTTGTTTAgagggcaggggaaaaaaatggaggataTTGTAATATACACAAAGGGATAAATTTCAACAACTCGGCCAAGGACTGCAGCTGCTTCTCTCTTTATAAGGAAGCAACACACAAAAGATAAatacagagggaaagaaaagaagagaaaaatctcccAAACAGCAGGGCTAGTTCTGACTCTCCGAACACTTCCTGCTTTTCCCATGTTCCAATTCTGGGGTTCGTGGAACTACTTTAAGGGGAGAAGAGCCGCGAAAAGGAAGGTGGGGCGAGAGAAAGACAAGGAGATTAAAAGAGCGAGGAAGAGTTGAGAGCAGGAGGCAGCTCCCAGGGAAGAACTGCTAGGAGACAGACATGACTGTAGGAAAAGCTATGCTCCTCTAACGCTCTGCGTTACTGAAACAGACCTACCCAGGTATCTAGATCTTTTCCCAGTTTCACCTgcccccccactcccactccacccccagctcACTTCAGTAACTCTGGAGCTCCCAGCTACTCAGGGAGAGCGAGCAAAAGAGGCCcgaattggggggtgggggtggcaggcgCAGCTAATCAGTCCTAGAAGGAAGAGGGGGCGGAGGCAAAAAAGGGCAGCAGTAGGCGGACTGGAGTGGGGGGGTATCTTGAAACTACCCCGGCGGGGATGGGGGGAGCAGCGGATATTCCCGGATAGAAACTACGATCGCAAGAGTGCCAGAGGTTGTTTAAGAAGCAAAACTGTTGGTGGCAACCTGAGCGCTGGAAGccgaagggaggaagaaggagacgCGAAGCCGGGGCGGCGGAGCAGGGCGGCCGGCACAAAGGAGGCGGACTCGCGGCGGCAGCGTATGCCCGCGCCGGGGGATGCACGGCCCGCGGCCCTGCTAGACCGAAGTCCCGCACTGGCAGCTACGAATAAAGTTTACATTCTCCTGAGACcgcaccccccacctcccacccaggaCCGCGCTTCTCCGCGTCCTCCTCCCCCAAACTGCACTCGGGACCCCGAGCACCATCCCAGCCTTCCAGCCAGCACAACAAAGAGACACACCGACCGGCGAGGGTAAACAGCCGCGGCAGGGCGAGCAGGGCGGGCAGAGCGAGCGCCTCGAGATAAGCAACTCCCGAGTCTTCCCCGCTCGCCGGAACGtagtttctccttttctgtttcaACCGGCTTTACATTTGGAATCTTCATCTTCTCCCGCACCCCTCACACCCAAGGATTTTAAACTCACCTTTACTTTCGAACTGAGAGTTGCGGTGGATGGGATCCTTCTCCAGATGGTTGAAGGTTAcgatttttgtttttggaaaccCTACCACCTCCTTATTTCTATTACTATTTTTGCAAGAAAAGTATAAAGAGAGTTGGAGTGGAGGTGAGAATTGTGATCGGGAAAGCCCTGGACTCCCTCCTTCTCCGTCTTCCGCCTCTCTCTTCTGATTAGTTCCTATCCAGCAGCAGATTGAAGCAGGAGATGATTCTTCTCAAGGTTTGTTCAGCAGCTTCACTTCTAGGCGAAGGCTTCATGAACCAAGTGACGTCAACCAAcaaggcttctctctctctcctctctctaaCAATGAAAGTTGCTGTtaacaagggaaaaaagagagagaattgttTATACCATTTCAGTTCCAATAATAAATGACCTATCAGCTCCTAAAGTAgccaagggagggagggggttgcTTCTTCCTCCCAAGAATACTGTAGCTTTGAGTTTGCACCGTTCCTCGTCCCGAAAAAGTTAAGGAACTCAAATGTTTTTGTTCTACTTCTAAAAgtagagaagacagaaaataggattgaaagtgtaattttttaaaaaagtacaccGAAAAGAGGGAGCCCAGATTAATCATTTCCATCTAAACATTTTGTTCGTAAAACTCAGAATTCGGTTGAACTCTAAAAGCTAATTTAATATGCCAAGAATTCGTGGATGTTTAGAACTCAAAAAGCAGGCGCAAAAAGGTCCCGGGATAAAACACTACTGCCCTAACACAGGCAAGTTAAACCGACTGCTGTAATGTTTATGCATtgagtaaaaatttaaataaaacgttaaaatagtaaatagttttaaagttttaagttaAGACTGTAAAAGGTAACCTCAGTATTTTCCCCCTCAACTTCTGAGAAGGCAAAGAAGGGGAGGGATAACTAAATGTAGGAATTagaacacttgaaaaaaaaaaatcaagactggGCAGCCCATTGCTCCATCTTTAAAATACACACGAGGTATGTTATTTGTctactcccagaatttttttcaactttcattTTCCCCCACCAATTTCAACATCCTGAAACCAATAAAGTTAAAGTAAAGGTGAAGTACACCCCATTCCCTGCTACAGCACACTACACCATAGCTTcctaaaagatgatttttttttaaaggccttaaCCTTCGCAACACTTTATTAACCAAGAcgacaaataaaaatgtttttcattgagGTAGTGTTTTTCCCCTGAAGCACGTTAAAGTCTTGAAAgttcatattattaaaaattgcataataaaatttttaggagGAAGAGCAAGTGAAAGGCAAGCTATAGAATAATTTgaccatatatgtatattttgcaCATGCATATGCGGATAAATGTATCTTAAAAGATGCTATTGTTTTATGTTTCCTCTTCAGCCACTGGCTGTGATTTTAATTGTGCTGGAGGATCTTCATTAGTATTAACACATGGGGAGATTTAACAAAGCTgcttcattaggaaaaaaaaaagcttggcagACTAGGTCTTTTTGCATGCACTGAGAATGTCAGCCTTACCTCGGTCATTTGTAACATAATAAGTGCAAGTACAATGATTGCAAAGCAGGAGCACTGGGGGAAGGGCAGAAATACTGCCTGTCTAATAGGGATATCTGAAAAGAAGGCTGCTCATTACATAGTAAAATGTATGCTAAAAATTAGTGAAGATGATGTCTCAGGAGATTGATGCTAAATAAATTAATGTGCtgatatgtttttaattattatttttgtagtaGTTTATTTCATTCTCAGGATTCACATAGAGCAGCAAAGCTGTGCTAgcacttattgattttttttccctgccacaTTCCCGGAATACAGATTTTAATCATTTCACTACACCACACTCAGTAATTTCATTAAAAACTGGAACCTTCCATCCCCAGAAAAGCATTTAATTTCAATGACATACAATTTCTCTCTTAGCAGAAAACTGTCTCTACAGTAAAAGCTGGCCTAAGGTTCAAATGCATAATTTAATCCTGAGTTTTCCATGCTCTACATTCCTTTGAAGCTATAATTTGAGTAACTACCTAATAACTGTAATAAGGACAATAATTTCCTTATAATATATTATTAACTCATATTTAATTAACTCAGAGGCCAAGCtctgtacatgtatgactgggtcaacaGTTCCACAATAACAAAACTTACAAAtaattctccagaaaaaaaatatagattatGCTATAAGTGTGGAAAGCTAGCATTTAGATATTACTTTGGCAAAGAAACttgcaaaaaagttcattcacTTTTATATAATAGTAGTCATTattcaaaacagtattttaaaatatttggaagaattcacagacatttctgtatataaataattttaatattaatatttcaacATTCCATTTCTGATATTTTGCCCAATCACTAACATTACTGttaaaaataatcagttttgaaatgataaaaagaaagcaCTAGATTCAAGTTGTTTCAATTTTCATAAAGAATTCTCTTAAAACATTTCTCTTGAAATAAAGTTAGGTGGCACACTTCAATAACTTGGATGACCAAAGATATATCTTTTACTTAAATACTTTAAACAATATACTGCAAAGCATGGTTCAACTTTTGTTTccaataatattttgaataatactgGGTTTCAAGATAGCACATTGGTTTTCCAAACAGTAAGTTTCATAGGAATATGTAATTTACATTGCCtagtttttagaggaaaaaagccTGCGGGAAAActatttaacataataaaactcattttgtaatttaaattttagatatatgcctaatccaaggaaaaaaaatgatacatagataataaaagcaattagcttatataaatataaaaattcatattaaaaatttctATCATTCCCCTCAGTGGTTTTATGACCAtagttcaaaaaaattttaaagtgtgtacgtttatgtgtgtatgtatatatatatatacatgtatatcacatatatatataaaatttcaagtTGTAGCCGCATATAACACAAAGTTGTCTTTTCCTTGAATGATGAAGTAATATAACAAAGTAAGACTTAGTGTCATTAAAGGTTGGAATAAAGGATAAAAGTAGTGATAATGAAAAACTTGATTTTggtgtctttaaaatattttataactatatttttattatcatcaaGGGCTTTTTATatagtttggaaatatttttgcaaCATTCTCAAAGGCAAAGTACAGTTAAATGATAATCAATAATTAACAAAATAGTTAACAAATGAAAAACTCACATAGGTTGATATCTAAAATTCATAAAAGGAAtttttgtatttcaataaaaaataaaatcttcaatttttatattaaaataatcttcaaaataattGGGGGTTATTTGGTAATTCAAATATATTACTTATCCAATTTAATCTATACTTTTAAaactgctatttaaaaataattatacactaaaaatttaaaactggaTTACTCCAGTATTTGATACCCCCTTACTAAGAAGTTgtgcttaaattatttttaatatgattccttccctttttttatgTTATCTACATTTAAGTGTTTCAAAGATGACAACTCTTCATAgagttgaagggaaaaaaagggaaaataattataagttataaaataatttggcTCCCACAGCACTTAAGTCTTCTACTTAAGATCATCACCTAAATTAGTACTTGATCATATATAGAAGGTGAAAGAATTTAATAATCAAACAGATCTTTTCCAATATTACTGATAATTATTTCTGAAATTCTATATATGATACATACCTATCCCATAAACGAAGTATTCCACCACTGTGGACTAAATTGTTGCACTTGCTTCTGTAAAGCATCATCTCCTTTTAGGACTAAGGCAAAACTTTTCAAATAGGTAGATATAAAGATGGACAGGTATCTAATTTACTACTGTAGTTATTGTACAGGGACCTTCAAAGGGTAAGAAATTGCTGTGTACAGAGAACAAAGTCTAGGCTGACTATAAAAAGCTAAACGAACAAAAGATCTTAATGGTAGAACAAGCTGGCCACTGTCATGTCTTGTTTCTGTTTCAATCAGTACAGACTAATGAagctttatttgttttcattctctgaACAAACATTTGAGTGCTCGCTATATGCTATGCACTCTGCTAGAGGCTGGAAAGACATGAAAAGCTCACATTCTGGTTGATGTTGAAAGTGTGAAATTCCTGGGAGATTAGAGGCTCACAAAAATCACATTATAACGATACAAATAATAAAGTTTTGCAAGAATAATGAGGGTGGGGCAACAACTAATTCTGACTGAGGGTCTATGAAAAGCTTTATCAAAGAAATCCCATTTGAGCTACATCTCAAATACATACCAGGCAAAGAAAGTGAGGGTGGATTCTGAGTGAAACCTGTTTAAATACAAAGAGCTACTACTACATCTTATGTCCATTTACTAGAGTGAGAAATACAATTTAGCAGGACTATTCAGCATGAGGTGTGGAATATCAGGgacaagaaggaaaaggaggcaggGACCTGTGAGTGAAAGGCTTTATGGTTGAATTTATCCTGAGAGCCAACAAAGGTCAGCAAACAAGTGATATGATCAAccttatttttagggaaaaataacTGTGTAGGCAGTGCACATGATAGACTGTAGTATGAAGAGATTGCTTAACAGTCCATGAGGgagttctgtggtgcagcaggttaagacattgtcactgcagcactttGGGTTGCTACCTTAGCACCCCTTCAGTTCggagcctaggaacttccatgtgccacagaggtggccaaaaaataaattaattaaaaaacagtcCATGAGAAAAATGGTAAAAGACAATGGTACTGGAAgtttaaagtg belongs to Phacochoerus africanus isolate WHEZ1 chromosome 3, ROS_Pafr_v1, whole genome shotgun sequence and includes:
- the LOC125121959 gene encoding uncharacterized protein LOC125121959 encodes the protein MAKRLLFRGQGKKMEDIEAAPREELLGDRHDCRKSYAPLTLCVTETDLPRYLDLFPVSPAPPLPLHPQLTSVTLELPATQGERAKEARIGGWGWQAQLISPRRKRGRRQKRAAVGGLEWGGILKLPRRGWGEQRIFPDRNYDRKSARGCLRSKTVGGNLSAGSRREEEGDAKPGRRSRAAGTKEADSRRQRMPAPGDARPAALLDRSPALAATNKVYILLRPHPPPPTQDRASPRPPPPNCTRDPEHHPSLPASTTKRHTDRRG